The Gemmata palustris genome includes a region encoding these proteins:
- a CDS encoding amidase: MPEPVTITEAAEFIRKGEFTPSELLEQCLARIDRYEERVKAWAYLDRDGAREQAARLTAELKQKDYRGPLHGVPIGIKDIIDVFDMPTACGSKRWANSFARRDATCVERLRQAGAIIIGKTVTTAYASFDPPPTRNPWNLDRTPGGSSSGSAAAVACGMCLGALATQTGGSITRPASYCGVYSLKPTYSRVSVDGVLPLAPSLDHIGVMANCVRDLAIMFQAIAGADNRDPNCRNAIVRDAFGNNYEMPRDPDMGYEHQWMCVTDDFFPSRCDDSMRPAFDATVRKLVRYEPVNEQVGRVGPIALPAGFAEAPAQQHTIMATEAAAYHEPRYRRHPDDYPPKITSLIEHGLRTSAAEYARCKQAQARLTNEFRTRFRVLLVPATPAAAPNKDTTGDPTFNSPWSFVGMPVVSLPFAWTADGMPLAVQLVAKQTQEDDLFQTAAWVEAAIGFTRRPLPL, translated from the coding sequence ATGCCCGAACCAGTGACAATCACCGAGGCGGCCGAGTTCATCCGAAAGGGCGAGTTCACGCCCTCGGAGCTTCTCGAACAGTGCCTCGCGCGCATCGACCGATACGAAGAGCGCGTGAAAGCGTGGGCGTATCTCGACCGCGATGGCGCGCGCGAACAAGCCGCGCGCCTCACGGCCGAACTCAAGCAGAAGGACTACCGCGGACCGCTGCACGGCGTCCCGATCGGCATCAAAGACATCATTGATGTGTTCGACATGCCGACCGCGTGCGGCTCGAAGCGCTGGGCGAACAGCTTCGCCCGACGCGACGCGACCTGCGTGGAACGGCTGCGTCAGGCGGGCGCAATCATCATCGGGAAGACGGTCACAACGGCATACGCGAGTTTCGACCCGCCGCCCACGCGCAACCCGTGGAACCTCGACCGCACACCCGGCGGCAGTTCGAGCGGCTCGGCTGCCGCAGTCGCGTGCGGGATGTGTTTGGGAGCGCTCGCAACGCAAACGGGCGGTTCGATCACCCGACCCGCGAGCTACTGCGGCGTGTACAGCCTGAAACCGACCTACAGCCGCGTGAGCGTGGACGGCGTACTCCCGCTGGCGCCGAGCCTGGACCACATCGGAGTCATGGCGAACTGCGTGCGGGACTTGGCGATTATGTTCCAGGCGATTGCCGGCGCAGATAACCGCGATCCGAATTGTCGGAACGCCATCGTGCGCGACGCATTCGGTAACAACTACGAGATGCCCCGCGATCCCGATATGGGTTACGAGCACCAGTGGATGTGTGTGACGGACGACTTTTTCCCGAGCCGTTGCGACGATTCGATGCGCCCCGCGTTCGACGCGACGGTTCGGAAGCTCGTGCGCTACGAGCCGGTAAATGAGCAAGTCGGGCGCGTCGGACCGATCGCACTGCCAGCGGGGTTCGCAGAAGCGCCAGCGCAACAACACACCATAATGGCAACCGAAGCGGCGGCGTACCACGAACCGCGTTACCGTCGGCACCCGGACGACTACCCGCCGAAAATCACATCGCTCATCGAGCACGGGTTGCGCACGTCCGCGGCCGAATACGCGCGCTGCAAACAGGCCCAGGCGCGACTCACGAACGAATTCCGCACCCGCTTCCGCGTGCTCCTCGTGCCCGCGACCCCGGCCGCGGCTCCGAACAAAGACACAACGGGTGATCCGACGTTTAACTCACCGTGGAGCTTCGTCGGAATGCCGGTCGTGTCCCTGCCCTTCGCGTGGACCGCGGACGGAATGCCGCTGGCGGTGCAACTCGTAGCTAAACAAACTCAGGAAGACGACCTGTTCCAAACGGCCGCGTGGGTCGAAGCGGCAATCGGTTTCACCCGCCGCCCTCTTCCACTATGA
- a CDS encoding RluA family pseudouridine synthase: protein MSFAEHLDILYEDNHCLALNKPAGWPTTHFDGKDETIDRLVKAYLKEKYDKPGNVFLGVVHRLDKPVSGALLFARTSKSAARLSEQFREGGVEKCYWAVVENQIRGKNTAAAPWATADTGAIEDWLKKDEPKMRVEVVAPETPGAQFARLLFQVRARHNGLTWLELRPHTGRKHQLRVQLASRGTPIYGDDKYGSDQSFGHAIGLHARSLTFLHPTTKEPITAKADVPKFWRGRFAYLLNSDRPV from the coding sequence ATGTCGTTCGCGGAACACCTCGACATCCTGTACGAAGACAACCACTGTCTGGCGCTGAACAAGCCGGCCGGGTGGCCGACCACGCACTTCGACGGCAAGGACGAAACCATTGACCGGCTCGTAAAAGCCTACCTGAAAGAGAAATACGACAAACCCGGCAACGTGTTCCTCGGGGTCGTCCACCGGCTCGACAAGCCCGTGAGCGGCGCGCTCCTGTTCGCGCGAACGAGTAAATCCGCGGCGCGGTTGAGCGAGCAGTTCCGCGAGGGCGGCGTCGAGAAGTGTTATTGGGCGGTCGTCGAAAACCAGATTCGCGGGAAGAACACCGCGGCCGCGCCCTGGGCCACCGCAGATACGGGTGCAATCGAGGACTGGCTGAAAAAAGACGAACCGAAGATGCGCGTGGAAGTCGTAGCGCCCGAAACGCCCGGCGCTCAGTTCGCGCGATTGCTCTTTCAGGTGCGCGCGCGTCACAACGGGCTCACGTGGCTGGAACTGCGACCGCACACGGGCCGCAAGCACCAGCTCCGCGTGCAGCTCGCCAGCCGCGGAACGCCGATCTACGGGGACGACAAGTACGGCAGCGACCAATCGTTCGGGCACGCGATCGGGCTGCACGCCCGCAGCCTCACGTTCCTCCACCCGACGACGAAAGAACCCATCACGGCGAAGGCCGACGTGCCGAAGTTCTGGCGCGGGCGCTTCGCGTACCTCCTCAACAGCGACCGGCCGGTATAG
- a CDS encoding glutamate cyclase domain-containing protein, producing the protein MTTDEKLAAILAAVQIDPGNRGLTRDPHDNLFTATAGDFQAACRLLAECRSPTVALTTGFYIPSAKPPAFETDGPLGVIFLQRALLGCNVPTVPYSEGAVDRTMKAAREVCDLPAVDVGPEGWSHIIVIERSGPGADGRHYTMRGSDITEHFDSLLTQQLQKREGVRAKGIHTIGIGDGGNEVGMGKIPHETIVKNIPNGDQIHCRVPTDHLIVAGVSNWGAYALAAGVFAIRGEKPPADLFDPDREHEILEVMVREGPLVDGVTGQQTATVDGLSWDEYVQPLVRIREILEA; encoded by the coding sequence ATGACAACCGACGAAAAGCTCGCCGCGATCCTGGCCGCGGTGCAAATCGACCCGGGCAACCGCGGCCTCACACGCGACCCGCACGACAACTTATTCACCGCCACCGCGGGCGATTTTCAGGCGGCGTGCCGACTGCTCGCTGAGTGTCGAAGCCCCACTGTGGCTCTCACGACAGGGTTCTACATCCCTTCTGCAAAGCCACCGGCATTTGAGACTGATGGGCCATTGGGTGTTATCTTCCTCCAACGGGCGTTGCTCGGATGTAACGTACCAACTGTACCTTATTCAGAAGGTGCAGTGGACCGGACAATGAAGGCTGCTCGTGAAGTGTGCGACTTGCCGGCGGTAGATGTCGGCCCAGAGGGATGGTCTCACATCATCGTAATTGAAAGGAGCGGCCCTGGGGCAGACGGTCGACACTACACAATGCGGGGTAGCGACATTACCGAGCACTTCGACTCTCTGCTCACTCAACAACTTCAGAAGAGAGAAGGTGTAAGAGCCAAAGGGATTCACACCATCGGTATCGGCGACGGTGGAAACGAAGTCGGGATGGGGAAGATTCCGCACGAAACGATCGTGAAAAACATCCCCAACGGCGATCAGATTCACTGTCGCGTGCCGACGGACCACCTCATCGTTGCGGGTGTGAGTAATTGGGGCGCGTATGCTCTCGCCGCGGGCGTATTTGCGATTCGCGGTGAGAAGCCGCCGGCAGATTTGTTCGATCCCGATCGCGAGCACGAAATTCTCGAAGTGATGGTTCGCGAAGGACCGCTCGTGGACGGTGTGACGGGCCAGCAAACCGCTACTGTGGACGGGCTGTCGTGGGACGAGTACGTGCAACCGCTCGTCCGCATTCGTGAGATTCTGGAGGCGTGA
- a CDS encoding putative hydro-lyase, with translation MGSDLRNGTGAQVRAACRSGTLTGPTPGLALGFVHANLVILPRDWAFDFLLFCQRNPKPCPVLDVTEPGDPEAKLVAPGSDLRTDLPAYRVWRNGELVEEPTDVTRYWRDDLVSFAIGCSFTFENALLNAGVPVRHIEQNVNVPMYRTNIACKPAGRFSGPLVVSMRPLTPAQAVKATQVCSRFPRAHGAPVHFGAPAAIGIQTIDKPDFGDAVEIRAGEVPVFWACGVTPQAAVMQAKPPFAITHKPGHMFLTDLKDTDLEGE, from the coding sequence ATGGGTAGCGATCTGCGCAACGGGACCGGGGCACAGGTGCGGGCTGCGTGTCGTTCAGGCACTCTGACCGGGCCAACCCCGGGGCTCGCACTCGGTTTCGTCCACGCGAACCTCGTCATCCTCCCGCGCGACTGGGCGTTCGACTTCCTTCTGTTCTGCCAGCGCAACCCGAAACCGTGCCCGGTACTCGATGTCACCGAACCGGGCGACCCGGAGGCGAAGCTTGTTGCGCCCGGCAGCGATCTCCGCACTGATCTGCCGGCGTACCGCGTGTGGAGGAACGGCGAGTTGGTCGAGGAACCGACCGACGTCACGCGATACTGGCGCGATGACCTCGTCTCGTTTGCGATCGGGTGCTCGTTCACCTTCGAGAACGCGCTCCTGAACGCGGGCGTTCCGGTTCGGCACATCGAACAGAACGTGAACGTGCCGATGTACCGCACGAACATCGCGTGCAAACCGGCCGGGCGATTCAGCGGGCCGCTCGTGGTGTCGATGCGACCACTCACACCCGCACAAGCTGTGAAAGCCACGCAGGTGTGCAGCCGGTTCCCGCGGGCACACGGCGCACCGGTCCACTTCGGCGCGCCCGCCGCGATCGGCATTCAAACCATCGACAAACCGGATTTCGGCGACGCGGTCGAGATCCGCGCGGGGGAAGTGCCTGTTTTTTGGGCCTGTGGCGTGACTCCACAAGCGGCCGTGATGCAGGCGAAGCCGCCGTTCGCGATCACGCACAAGCCCGGCCACATGTTCCTCACCGATCTCAAGGATACGGACCTCGAAGGCGAGTGA